A segment of the Nasonia vitripennis strain AsymCx chromosome 2, Nvit_psr_1.1, whole genome shotgun sequence genome:
CATGCTTTCGTAGAAGGTTTCGTTGGCTAGGAAGGTGTCGGACACCTTCTTCGGGAGGAAGACGTCGAACTCTCTGTCCAACTCTGCGACGATCTTGGACCCGTACTTCGTACCAATCCTCGTCGCCAGATTGGAAAGAGAAGGGGGAGAACCAATCCCCGTTGCCAGGTTGGAAAGAGAAGGGGAAGAGCCTGCAGTCGAGGTGGCTAGAGAGCCAATCGTAGACGAACCGCTTCCCATAATCGAAGAGGGGGAACAAGATCTGCTCGCGGCAGGGCTATATGAGTGGGATCCCTGGAGCCAGGAGCTCATACAGTCTGCTGACGAGCCACAAGGAAGATCTACCTCTGCTGACCAATCTCCGCCGACGAAGAAGAGAAAGTGCCACGTTGATCTCCAGCTAAATTGAAGAAGGAAACAGCTTAGTCAACGTAAGTAGCATATAAACCATGTATACTTGTAAATTCtagaataattattaataaaattgttaaCTTTTGCTTGTTACAGATGGATATGGAAAATCTGAACCGTATCGCTAAAGGAGGATTTCTCCCTACAAAGAAGCTGACCGAGCTGGAGAAGGATCAATCGTACATGGTAACGGTCTTGAAGGAGGTCAAGACGAAGTACGGGTCCAAGATCGTCGCAGAGTTGGACAGAGAGTTCGACGTCTTCCTCCCGAAGAAGGTGTCCGACACCTTCCTAGCCAACGAAACCTTCTACGAAAGCATGCAGAATACGGCCAACAAGCTGGAACTCTTCATGATCTACCGTGGAGGATTCGTCGTTGAGTTCGTTGGCCAATAGTGATTGAACTAGTTTTAGCTTGTGTTcgttgttaaaaaaaaaaagtgttcGAACTAGTCTTGAGCTCGCATGAGCTAGTTTGAGCTTGCTTAAACTAGCTTAAACTAGTTTAAACTATTATGAACTGATATCTACAGTCATAGTGCTAAGTGTGTGCGCATTTCAAGTAGTTATAAGTTAGTATATAAGACTTTGTCGTTAGCTGCGAGTTAGTTTTAAGAATGACAATCTGTAAAACAaagtgtgcgcgtgtgtgtgcgtgcgtgtgcgtgtgcgtgtgtacgtgtgtatgtatgttggcacttgtatataataagttaataataaGTATGTATTTAAGCGCACGGCAGGtgtaaatttgaataaataattactttttcgttcaattaaaattcattcttttttatttaaaaaatcctcattaatacatatataattatacgttATCGGTTTTATTGATCCAGCTATTGTGAGTGCTGTCAAAACCGAGccattttacaaatattttatttccttttcttttcaagACTTTTTCCACTAGATATACATCCGGATATTTAGCTTTCAACATTTCTTGCTCGTAGAAGCATCCAGAGATTGGCTGATTTTGATAGTCCTTTAGATGATACGTCGTTGGTTTAGTGGCAGCTACTTTGGTGATCGTGAAAATTTCAGTTGACCAGTTTGGAGTATATCCTTTTTCGAATACTTGTTTCGCGTTGCTTACTCTTACTTTGTCACCGACTTTGAACTTTGACTTCTTCGCAGGTTTAACTTTGTCAGTGAAACGTTTCAATACATCGGCTTCGTTAGTACGCGATACATCTTTAGGCTTCATACCAATAGTTCGATGTTTGCTTCCATTATAAGTTGCTAATAATCCAGGTAAAATGTCCAACCATTTGTAGTTGCCCCGTaagctgaattttttccacatTGCGGATTTCAGAGTGCGGTTGAATCGTTCGCAAATGGAAGCTTTCATTTTGCTATACGTCGAGTACAAGTTGATCTTATATTTTTGCAtgagatttttaaaatcagaattgtaaaattctttgcCTCTGTCTGTGTGTAAGTTTTTCGGTACTCGACCTTGACTCAGCACTGACTTCATCGCAGCAGCAACTTCTTTTCCAGTTTTTTTCTTCACGGGGATTGTCCAagcatactttgaaaatatatctattaCAGTGAGCAAGTAATTGCAGCCTTTGTTCTCCTTGGAATAAGGTAGCATTTCTACCAAATCGGCCTGCCAAGTTTCATCCAATCCTCGTATGACAAACTTGCGACGAGGATAGTTACGTCGAGCAGGCTTGTGAAGTTCTTCTACAAGTTTTTCATGCTCCATTATTAGCAGTTTTTTCTAATGTTGTCGCTTTGAAGGCAGATATAGCATTAGCTTCGGCTATCTCTTTGAGAGCGTCTTTTATAGCTTTTACATCTGCTTGTAGTTCTAAAACTTGCCGATCCATTTCATCTCTGTGTGCTTCAATTAGAGAATCCAAATCCGTCAATTCCTCTCTCAATTTATCCATGGCGTCTCGCACCTTTTTATGTTCCATTTGGTGTACAGTATGGAGTGTACCCAAGTCGACAGCTTCATTGAGATTATGTGGCGCTGCTACATTGCATAGTCTCTTGTTATCCAAGTCATACTGTCCatcttttgtaattttaaaacctAAACCAGGAGGGCCACGACCcccttctttctttttcaaattacgtCCGAACACGTCGACGCTCATTTTGATAATGCCGTTTACGGATAATGCTCAGCGTATATAACCACCTTCGCGGAGCTCTTCTATGATCGAGTGAATCTCGTTTACGTGACTGGGATTACGTAATCCATACGCGTGTTCATTCTAGCAATTTTATATCGAGGCAGTGCTCCAccttccttttctctctttccgaaGAAAAGAGGGGCGATGAAGTCCGtatattttttgctatttgACGATCGAATATCTGCTCTAGGGTCTAGCTTCTTCTTATGAACACTCGTTGCTTCTAAAATGCTGCGATAATTTTTGATATCATCAGAactgacaatttttttgtcaGGATTTCTGTAAGCGATCAAATCCATCAACCCAGCAGTTTTCGGATACTCGACATTGTCGACTACTATCttcttattttcaaacttcACTATTGAGTTTCCGAGCATGTAGTTTTCATTCTCCTTGCGTAATCCATATATTTTGTCCAAATTCGTCTGATTAAGTAAAGGTAAACTGGGTTTACTAATCGATGTTTCATTCTCACTATCAGCTGTATCATAAGCTGTCTCAGCTCCGTCATCTTGCATAGTAGAATTCGCGAAATCAGATTCATTATCCTCGTCAAATTTGTAAGtctcatcatcgtcatcactGCGTTTCTcaggtttaattttttttacttttcgttTGTGAAAATTTTTATGTGAGTTGTCCTCTGGTGTTACAACAGTGACCGATTTCTTACTTTTCGATTCTACTAGCTTTTTAAGTGGATCGACGATTGGTCTAAAAGTTTCTTCAAcagttttttcaaaattttcttttccaaaTTTCAGTAAGTTGTATTTACGCTTGACAGCGTTTCGTGCTTTGACCAACTGATGAAGTACGTTTTTTTCTTGATGAAAATCAGACATGTTAGCACTTTCGCATTCAATGTCAAACTAAGTATGTGATACTAAGCACGAGCTATATTTATAGCAAACTTATCGAATCCCTTTCGATATCGTCCAGCGTTGATTGGACTATCTTTGTCAATCATGAGAAATCCATGATTTACGTCTGACCAACATTGCGCGCATAAATCCTTGAAGCGAGCGAACGTCATGTCGGAATTTACGTGATCGTCGTACAAGTGCTTCAAATTTACATCGTCTTGTCGAAATACCACCAACAAATTGACGTTATCTCTCACAAGATGTTTAGGGACTTGCGCGTATGACTGGCAAAGATAGAAGCAGTCGACCTTTTTATGCCTACCCATACAAAAGAATGCTCTGACGTTATTCTGCTTTTCACAAGCGATATCGTCGAATATCATTATTGAATTAGGAAGTGCGCTATCTGGTGCTATAACTTCTTCGTGTTCACTGAAAGGAAAATACTTTATACCCTTGAGAGGCTCCaacaattgttttaaaaatttatacttTGGTTGGTTAAGCGACTTGGAGTATACGTATAGATTTTCAAATCTAACACCGTTAGGATTAGTTATAAGCGCAAGCAAGCTGTTAGTCTTGCCGCAATTTGACGGCCCGCAAAAAACTGCCCTTATGCTATCAGGCAATAGATCACCATGCCGTTTAACTTTTTTATCTCGCTCAACGACGGAATCAAAGTTCGGTACCGGGAGCTTGGTAGGCTGTTCCTTAAAATTCATGCTTCGAACTGTTCAGATGCTTGACATCGACTAGTCGCTTAGCTAAAATAGAGCGCTTTTATATACTCTCGCCATCAGTTAATCATAAACCTTCAAAGGGAATGATCGTACACAGACGACAACGACGTGGTCGTGGgtttgtaaacaaaattatcaaCAAGCTTCCGGTGGAACTTCACTTGCCAGGATATCAGTACTGCGGTCCAGGTACTAAGCTAGCGAAACGTTTAGCACGAGGAGATCCAGGAATTAATCAACTCGACGTAGCCTGCAAAGAGCACGATATCGCATATTCACAGAATCGCGATAACGACGAGGCAAGAACCATTGCTGATAAAATTTTAGCTGACAAAGCTACGAAAATAGCTTCTTCTTCGAAAGACGCTAGTATCGGTGAGATCACCATGCcgtttaaactttttttatctcgCTCAAACAGACGGaatcaaaagttaaaaaaaaaaaaaaaaaaaaaaaaaaaaaaaaaaaaaaaaaaaaaaaaaaaaaaaaaaaaaaaccatgcCAAAAGGTTAGCCTTTTTTCTCGGCCTCAACCGGTGGGACCGGGAGGCTTGGTAGGCTGTTCCTTAAAATTCCATGCTTGCTGTCAGAACTGTATCcgatagtaaaaaaaaaaaaaaaaaaaaaaaaaaaaaaaaaaaaaaaaaaaaaaaaaaaaaaaaaaaaaaaaaaaaaaaaaaaaaaaaaaaaaaaaaaaaaaatagacgcTTTTAGTGCTTCGTCCGACATCAGTTCATTGCTTCTAGCTGTATagatctattttttttttttttttacagactAGCGCTTAGCATATAAAGAAGCGCTATTTATTACTGTGGCCATCCTGTTAATCATAAACCCTTCCAAAGGGGAATGATTCTTACACAGAGAACAGACCGACTTGGTCGTGGGTTTtaatcaaaacaaaattaattctttatcAACCAAAGGCTTCCGGGTGGAAACTTCACTTGCCAGGATATCAAGTACCTGCGGTCAGGATCTTAGCTACTAACAATAGCCGATTTATGCACGAAAGTTTAGAccgaggatttttttttatcgaggTTTAAGTATAGATCTCTGATCCAGGCATTAATTAATCTCGACGTGCCACCTGGCGTGCATAAGAAGTACGATACTTTCAGATTTTTCCCGCAGTGCGCCAGGATATAAGATCATCGAAGTCCGTCGCAAGTCATTTACCTTCCGATCACCGTCAAGAGCATAGATCACTTACAAATTCGCATAGTCGATCAAGACGGACAtcttgtaaattttcaaaacgaaaCTATTACGATTCGATTGCATTTAAAACCAACATAATGGGAATAGTTTATAACAGCAAAGTCGGTAGAGGCTATATAAGCAAACCGACATGTCGCACAGTTATCAGTCGTCGGCGAAACGCCAAAGCACTAACACGGCAAAACATACAGTTCCTAAAAAGCCTAAATTTGCGAGTCATCGCTcctggtagaaaataaattgtatactATTCTGCTGCTTGACGAAAAATGGACGAGATTCTAAGCATACAGTCACCAGTAAGCTTTGATGAGTCATTGGCACACTATGAGCTGCACGCTCATCAACCCTACACGGTTTCATCGTACAACAACAGCGACGAGATTCGCATCGCCATTCAACATCAAGATTTGAGCCTTTTACCGTCTCGTAGTTCGCTGCACATTTGCGGTAAATTAACGAAACCAAATGGTACTGCTCTAGCACGTACTAAGCTTGTAAACAATGCTATCTGCCACATGTTCGAAGAGATCAGATATGAAATGAATGCTGTAGAAATCGACAGGTGTAAAAACGTCGGTTTGACCACAGTCATGAAAGGCTGGATTTCACACAATCCCAGTCAAAGTTTAATAATGGAAAACGCAGGTTGGTTAGACATTGCAGAGACTAAATCACTGACCAATGCCTCCGGCTACTTCGACGTCAACATACCGCTGAGTATGATATTCGGGTTTGCCGAAGATTACAGAAAGATCGTAGTCAACGTGAAACACGAGCTCGTACTAACGAGGTCTCGAAACGATTTGAATGCAATTATTCAGACAGCAACCCTTGCGGATGGTGTCGCTACCTTCGAGGAATATAAATTAGAATTGACAAAAATTGAATGGCTCATGCCATACGTCGTAGCATCCAACACTAATAAAATTCGACTTCTAAATTACATAGAAAAGAACCGTCCGATTAGTATGAGTTTCCGCAGTTGGGAGCTATACGAGTACCCGATTCTTCCAACCTCGACTAAAAACGTGTGGACTGTCAAGACTTCCAATCAGTTGGAAAAACCACGCTTCGTGATTTTAGGATTCCAAACTAATCGTAAGAATCAGCAAGCTCAGAATGCCAGTCAATTCGACCATTGCGATATAAGCAACGTCAAGCTTTTCCTTAACTCGCAGTACTATCCATACGGCAACTTAAATTTGGACATCAACCGTTATCAATATGCCGTATTGTACGATATGTTTGCGAATTTCCAGAGCCTCTACTACGACAAAGTTTCAGAGCCTGTCGTAAATAAGAACGATTTTATTTCACGCTTACCACTCATAGTAATCGACTGTTCGAAGCAGAACGAGTCATTGAAAAATGCTCCAGTTGACGTTCGTCTTGAATTCGAATCTCGAGACAACTTCCCAGCTGGAACCTCAGCTTATTGCTTGATCTTACACGATCGCATAGTTCAGTATAACCCTGTCAGCGGTGACATCAAGATACTCATATAAGATGGAGTACGCAGTGGACATGCAGGGCTTTAAGAAACCAGGAAAAGACTTCGTCTTGAAGGAGCTGGCTATACTACCTCTCGAGGAAAGCGCTGAGCCTATTGTGCTCTTGTTCAAGGAACCATTTCCTTGGTGCAAATTAACTCAGAAGTATAAGCGTGAGAATTTATGGCTCGAACTTTATCATCATGGATTGAGCTGGGACTCCGGTGATCACGAGTATACTGAAATAGGAAATATTCTTCGAGACGCATTCAAGGACGCTATCAACATTTTCGTCATTGGTGATTTAAATAAGAAGTGGCTCGAACGTTTCAACTTTAAAGTTACCGATATCACTGATTTCGGCTATCCATCCATTGATCATCCAAAATTAGTCACCATATGCACGAATCATAATGGAGCGCACAAAGCCACCTGTGCACAACAGAACGTCAAACTTATGAGGGAGCATTACTTGGATCATGTGTTAATGGAGTGGGCTGACATCTCGTCCGACACATAAATACTCGCGTAATCGCTCATTCGAGTCATTTGATCAAGATGAGTTCAAACCGAAGCAGCTCCGGCTACACGAGGCTCCCAAAAGACGAGgataaaacgaaaaaagaTTCCTCgtcatcctcctcctcctctaaATGGAAAGAGTATGTGCAAAAGTATTCTACGAATACAAACTCTGTACCTGAAAAAGATGGCTACAAAAGATTTAAGTAGCGCACTTCCAACAGAAGGTCAGAATGGGTAAGTCGCTTAGGTGACAGCCTCGAGATAGAAAAATCTCGAGTTCAAATCCCGCtgacttcaattttttttttcactcacgcaaaataatcttaaaaaaatttattttttgtttatacttAGAGTCATTAAAAACCTATTTGAAATTCACATGTAGTAGATAAGCTTATAGAGATGATAATCACCTAACAATTCCCGATGGGTAAGTCGGCAAGATGCTCGGCTGGCGACCGAAGGGTTCCCGGTTC
Coding sequences within it:
- the LOC116416084 gene encoding uncharacterized protein LOC116416084; translation: MDEILSIQSPVSFDESLAHYELHAHQPYTVSSYNNSDEIRIAIQHQDLSLLPSRSSLHICGKLTKPNGTALARTKLVNNAICHMFEEIRYEMNAVEIDRCKNVGLTTVMKGWISHNPSQSLIMENAGWLDIAETKSLTNASGYFDVNIPLSMIFGFAEDYRKIVVNVKHELVLTRSRNDLNAIIQTATLADGVATFEEYKLELTKIEWLMPYVVASNTNKIRLLNYIEKNRPISMSFRSWELYEYPILPTSTKNVWTVKTSNQLEKPRFVILGFQTNRKNQQAQNASQFDHCDISNVKLFLNSQYYPYGNLNLDINRYQYAVLYDMFANFQSLYYDKVSEPVVNKNDFISRLPLIVIDCSKQNESLKNAPVDVRLEFESRDNFPAGTSAYCLILHDRIVQYNPVSGDIKILI